Within Limanda limanda chromosome 1, fLimLim1.1, whole genome shotgun sequence, the genomic segment aagtggtcacaccctaAAGGGCGTGAAAAGAGGGTTTGTTgagatttcaaacttttaactatagtctgtgtctgttcggctcgtcttctcttaaaggataaacgagcATGCTTTAACAGATATCAGCCAAGACTGAATTGTGTGAAATTATATGagatttacacacatgattgtGGAAACTAAGATTGAGAGAGAATAGATAATCTAAAATGAGATTAAGAAGTTGATTtgagaggaaaagacaaagaaaaaatataaaaaaaattgaggATAGGATCATATGTGACCGAATAAAACATATTGATTGATACAGGTGGAGAAAATTGAGAGTGATGAGATGTGaggtggaagaagagagaaTGAGAAGAAATTTGAGAAGAGAAATGAGAAGAGATTAGACATTAGAAGAGTtgagatgagaaataaaataagatattagatgagaaataaaataagatattagATGAGATATTTGAAGTCATTTTAATTTCACCTTTATCCAACACTCCTGTGGTTCCCATCAAAAAcacttaatttgaaaaaaaaaaaatgagtctGTGCCGTCTGTGGTTTTTCTAATGGTGTCAGTCAAagatgaacatttttaaaacacagcGTGGTTTGTTAATCCCTCAGATTGAGTCAGTCGGACTGGGACCCAGTTACAACACTGAGTTATGACTTCACACCCACGCTTGTGGCTACTGGAGCTGAGCGGTTGGTGGTGATTTCATTCTTTGGAAATTGTCATTAGTCGTGGGAGCGTGTGGAAACCTACGTGTCAGTCCCACGATGTCGCCTCAAACTCACACCTGAGTCCATATAAGGTGTGAATCTTTACGCAACAGCTATTAGATAAAGATTTATGAATTTCAGCTTGAGTCACTCTTCACCTCCCTGTTGTTTCCTCCAGGTTGTGATAAGATGTATTCAAGATTAATAAATGACCTCTGCGGCCATATTGATGTATTGTACTGTGATTGGGTGTCTTTATGTTTCAGTGATTCACTTCTTTTACAAATGAAAAGGCGAGGACTCACTTTTCAGAAGAGGGATCTCTTTGACtctgaaggaaggaaagaaaacataGAATTAGCCTTTGGGCCTGAATACAAGAGTTACACGTTTATATATACGGTTCAACAGGATGTGAAATATCTTTATTCACTTTCCTGCAGAGTTGGATAGAAATATTGAACAAGACGAATGATCCTGAAGTCACGAAGACTGAAAATATCGTactcatttgtttaatttgtagTTTGAAATTCAACCATTAATTTAAGCTTCTCACAATTCCTCTCCCTCCAGCAGGCGCCTGTAGGTGGCGATCTCCATCTCCAGGTTCTGCTTGATGCGGAGGAGCTGCTCGTAGTCGGTCTTGGTGCGTTGCATCTCCAGCCGGAGCTGGGAGAGGTCGTCCTCCAGCTGGCTCAGGGTGGCCTGCAGCCGCTCCATCTCTCCGGAGTATTTGTGAGCGGTCTCAGCCAGGTTGCCCTCCAGTGCAGCAATCTGAGAAACGGAGGAGAACACAATGAAGGAGCTGGGTATTTTTTGTTAATAGTCATTATACCAGTTTATCGGTTTTCGTACTGGCAACCAGGCGCCAAAGTGAGCATTTATACTTGTGCCCTGCATTTACATCGTTAAACACTAGATGGCGATAGCATTTCTTTGTCTGTGCGGATCATGTTGGAGATGGTTGAACGGATTGAGACAGAAGGAGAGTTCTTTGTTCTGGTCTGGCCACTGAGAGACATGGATGAGACCAAGCTGCCAAGTGGACAAGTCAGAGTCATCGAGTTTGTCCCTGTGAGGTGAAGCTACATTTCTTGGCGGTTGCACGTCAGGCTTCAGAGGTAGAAATTGGCCTTAATGTGCGAATGTGATGCCTCAGGTTGGCTGggtacaaaagaaaaaaaagtagttCTGGCTTTTCAACCTCCTCCTGTGTTTACCAGAGGAAACCAACCCTCCCATGTCCTGATTTTGAAATGACTTCCCAAACCATTATCAACAAATACCTGCAACCTGACAAGGCTTTGGCATcgacagacacaaacacgcaATTACCAAACCCACCCCCATACAATTTAGCAACTGAATCCAATGTGCCCTTGCATGACTTAGCAGCATGAGGGAGTAGGTGTTGACTGTCAACACAGGATTGTAAATACAAAACGATGTTCACACGACAAAGTCTGACTGAGACTGGATCTGAGCGTCTGAAAGGATTTGTTGTCAAATCCCTCATCACACCGGCCTTTCTCCGACACAAAACCAGAACTCATTAGGGCTTTGTGCAGAGGTAATACTCGTGACAATATTTTTTCAAATCGTTATTACGGAATTTTCCttagattttgtttttactgcATCCAAAATAACTTGCACAATTACCTTCGAGGGATAAGACATGAGACGTCTGCCTCTCCAGCCCCTCCTCAAACCACAAACATATTGGCGTCTAAATTGTTTTGTTAACAGATTTTCCCCAGATCTCCTAGTCCATCATTTATTATGCAACCAAAAGTTATGAAGGCAGACATGGAATGTGGACATAGGAACACCTTTTATCTTCAGACCCGGCGTGCAGCAGCTCACCTGTTTGTGCAGgccctccagctccacctccaggGTCTGCAGGAAGCGCTGCCGCTCGGTCAGCTCGCTCTGAGCGTCTCTCAGAGCCTCGTTGCTCTCCTTCACCTCGTTCTGCACATTCTCCAGCTGGtgaacacacgtacacaaaaaATACAACCATTTTGAAACATCTGTCCAACTTCGATCAGGCCATTTGGCAAAAACTGCAGCTGAACTGAAACATAACAGAGTAGACTTGTAGATCTTCCTTCACCTTCTTGTGGTACCACTGCTCCGCGTGCGCCTTGTTATTTTTCACGATGCCCTCGTACTGGGAACGCAGGTCAGACAGAATGGTGCCCAGCTCCGGCCCGGTGGCAGAGTCCACCTCCACGGTCACCTCGTCTCTGGCCAGACGAGACTTCATGTCCTCCAGATCCTGCAGGAGGGGAAGTGGtttgtatattttgttgttgctttgcCACAGAGTGTGTATGGTTGTTATCATCTTAAATGTATCATGTGCATGAACGTGCCGTATTTGCATTGAGGCGACATATGGACGCAGAAAGAGTTTTGTGAATCCTACACCACAGGATGGCAGAGAGGATGTGAGGGCCtctttattatttagtttttctccaTCAATAGTTGATGGGGCAGAGCTCACCTTACCCCCCCTCCCCGACCTCACACATGCTCAGGGGCTTACTCTCTCTTCTCTGGGACACTTTGTCACAGGCAGTTTGTTTTAATTGGATCTGGTCTGATGTAAATGATCTTCACGCACAATTTTCCAGCCTGTGTTTGACGATTGAGTTTAAATATGTATGTCTGTGCACCTAATTGCTCGGGGGAAGCATGAGGGAAAACAGTGTGATGTAGATTTATGTTAATGTTTCAGTTGGAATAAAAGTCTTTATTTAATTCTTCAAAGCCGGATGTAGATTTTATAGGAGAGAGCGTCTTCAGAAAGAGACACTGACTCCGAAACACCATCTCACCTCTTTCATCAAAATCTAAACATCTTTATAACGTCAAACAAGACAAATCCAAAATCCGTAAATAAAAGTGTCATTCAGGATAAATGTACTTGTTCTATCGAGGATtacaaaaaagtcttatttgGTTAGTTTCCTTCGCAATATCTGCTCTACATCAAAGTTTGGATGTAAAATAGAAATTTAAAACCATCCGACATCAGATCGAACAAACACTGACACGGTGCTACTCTGTGTGAACCACATTATTGTCGTGTCGTGTACCAACCATCTTAAATGACTTGGATCAGTTCACGTTCATTTCAGAAAGAGGGAGATCAGTGCCTTGtctggtgagagagaggagggggtaaGTTTATATAAgtgtctctccccccctcctccccagaGGCCTGAATGCCTTGTATCAGCTGATTGGACGGAGACAGCAGGTTAGAGGAAACCAGATCCACCTGCTGCTTTTGTGTGTAGTAACCAGAGGaacaccactctctctctctctcctacacgTCTGTTTCTGTCCTCTCTTAAAAAGACCTCATGAGAACGTCGAACTGGGTCAGTGCGATATCAAGCGGCTTGTTGTTTTTGGGAGGTTGGAAGGCCAAAGGGAAAACGAGACCAAATGTCAAATGACACAAAAGGTAATATAACTACGGAAGGGAATAAAACAATGAGACAAACAGATGTACCTCCTCGTGGTTTTTCTTGAGGAAGTAAAGTTCTTCCTTCAGACTGTCCAGGTCTCCTCTCAGGGAGGCGATGATCTGCTCGTGGTCGGTTTTGGCCTTTTTCAGAGCAACACAGTCTCGCTCCACAGACTGACACATGACCAGCTCCGTCTCCCACCTCGTCGATGGAAGGGGAGACAACACAGGACAGTGAGCCCGAGGGCGATAGCAAAAGAAAGTTCTGTGTACCTATACATTATAAATTTCAAACATGTCTGCCTGTGGAAAGCAAACATTCACACTGTGTCtacaaagaaaataacatttcgTATCGTTGTACTTTTTGTCCATGACATTCTTTGCAAAATATCTATCGAATTAAACCACAAAAGACAAATAACCCAAACCAGTTCCTCATGAATCACTCACTTGATCCTGAAGTCGTCAGCAGCCAGCTTCGCGTTATCGATCTCCAACATGAGACGAGCGTTCTCCAAAGTCTTCTTCCTCACCTGGCGAACATGGGGTCACTGTTAACTAGTGTATTTCCTCGATGCTTTGTGTGTGGAACTTTGTTTGCTAAACTGTCAGAAGcagaatatttattttgtgtgattACTGATAGTTAAAACACTTCTAATCCTCTAAATCACACATTTCAACGTCGTTATGTGTAACTATTTCCTTTTGGTGAAACTagtttaaataattattaactTGGCCTTGGATCTGTTTGGTACAATATTAACTGGGTTGAATTTGGCCTCTGAGGAATGATCCAGCTCCTGTCTAACGACTCAGTGAATTTACATGGAAGTTTTGTCTATGTAAAATTAACCAAAGTCACCTTTGGGCTTTGTTGCATTAACAAAACTCCAAACTTGTAACCTGGCTGCCATGCACACCTACAACACGGGCCTACCTCTTGCTCTACAGCATGAGCCTGAGCCATCATGGAATCAACGTCGTGACCTTTGGGAATGCGGTCGAGCATGGTCTGCTTGATCCTCATCTCCAGGTCTGCGTTGGAGTGCTCCAGTGACCGCACCTGCAGGAAGACGAGAGGGAAGATGGGGCCGAATGATCAAAGTGTGTCCGTTTGCTAATAGCATCATTTCCTGGTATGTAGAGATAAACCCATCATGCACTTTGGCTGCTGGCCAACAGCCCAACAGTGCAGGGCTGTGTAATGTGTCCCACCTTGTCCAGGTAGTTGGCCAGGCGGGAGTTGAGACTCTGCATGGCTTCCTTCTCGTTGGCGCTGTTGCCGTGCAGGCCGTTGAGCTTGTGGCCGGTCGGCCCGTTGAGATCCTGGCCGATGGAGGCGGAGCGGGTCAGCGGGCTCGACGCCGCGAAGGACACCGAGGCGCGGGAGCGAGAGCGGCCGCTGTCCATCAGGGAACGACTGGAGAAGGAGGGCTGGCGGCTCATGGAGAAACTCCTCACGGACAGACTGGAGGCCATAATGGGTGGCTGTGAAGACGCAGAGTCCAAGTGGACATTAGACAACGCTGAGGGTTGTGTTGGCGTGAAGAGAGCAACACAACAAGAGCACAATCATAGATGTTGAGTTTGTTGCATCTCTTGTGGGAACGTTTTCTCCAAGGAGAGAGTGGATGGATGGTTAAATTACgcaacttcaaaagccagatTCTTTAACCTGGTGCAGTCGTTTACAGCTCGTGTTTCATGAGACCCGGCTGCATAGAAGCTCTTCTGTGGCCCTCAagcaaatgtgttttattctatAGCATTTGGCCAGACGTTAATGGAAACACAAGTAGGACCTAATATTCGAGACCACTGAACGCCCACTGAACACGAGGAGAGGAGCCTCTAAAGGAGTACAAGGCTCGCTGGAGGCTGTTCAGACTAACCATCTGCGTGGAGGAGACGACTCTACGGCCGGAGCCACTTCAGACTGTCGTCCTCAGCTGCGCTCACAAACAACTTCAACTCAAGTCaatgtaaaatctaaatgtaaatgAGCGCAGTTCAAACCCCGGGTTGGAGAAGAGCCTCTCAGGGCGCGGAGATCGCTCTCAAGTCGTCTATTACTATGATAATAGGATCCATTGTATATTTaggaggagaaataaaacagaaacaaacagaaaagatgaAATTTGGCTT encodes:
- the si:ch211-243g18.2 gene encoding keratin, type I cytoskeletal 18 codes for the protein MASSLSVRSFSMSRQPSFSSRSLMDSGRSRSRASVSFAASSPLTRSASIGQDLNGPTGHKLNGLHGNSANEKEAMQSLNSRLANYLDKVRSLEHSNADLEMRIKQTMLDRIPKGHDVDSMMAQAHAVEQEVRKKTLENARLMLEIDNAKLAADDFRIKWETELVMCQSVERDCVALKKAKTDHEQIIASLRGDLDSLKEELYFLKKNHEEDLEDMKSRLARDEVTVEVDSATGPELGTILSDLRSQYEGIVKNNKAHAEQWYHKKLENVQNEVKESNEALRDAQSELTERQRFLQTLEVELEGLHKQIAALEGNLAETAHKYSGEMERLQATLSQLEDDLSQLRLEMQRTKTDYEQLLRIKQNLEMEIATYRRLLEGEELVKEIPLLKKEPDVRTRKIVKVVTQTMINGKVVDESSEVEQIEETKK